From Homalodisca vitripennis isolate AUS2020 chromosome 1, UT_GWSS_2.1, whole genome shotgun sequence, the proteins below share one genomic window:
- the LOC124364467 gene encoding glucose dehydrogenase [FAD, quinone]-like, which yields MPKLAGFASWTMYAALAIAIIFCNWIKKSESAGTKCYSGSSAMDNKVCDLPMTWYSDGNTCSWVHYLCTVNSSDFAEQTINALNYDLQLAEIDLANPKHYPTQYNPTNGEIFDFIVVGAGSAGTVLANRLTEVSDWKVLLLEAGGNPTKATEVPLYVNSLQTPDLDWMYKTYPSPYNCLGMVNKSCKWARGKVLGGSSTINHMMYVRGNHRDYDNWAENGNDGWSYQDVLPYFKKSEDMRSVEILATEDAGVYHGTGGYLKVESWNTPEVDILMETFGKGMEEVGYSFNTDYNGQHQTGFTKTQGTILDGRRCNTAKAFLSSIKDRPNLKVSKYSLATKILIDKNLSRAYGVHFINHKGESIEVYAKKEVILSAGAINSPKLLMLSGIGPAQHLEELGIPIIKNLSVGENLQDHVFMTGIPLTVDYDLPSFSQVKSMFDFLMNSTSRLSSLSTIPYVTFINTLTGVDPPDFQLINVGFGKNDSIDLQGLLALFNHQDYIVNEFIKIIENSFTFVLLPTLITPQSRGRILLQDSDPEVDPIIIPGYFSDKSDIEAFLRIYDFLSLFTQTDAMKNINATLHEIRISACEIYTFSSSEYRECALRHLTASAYHYAGTCKMGPSSDYTAVVNPDLKVHGIQGLRVIDASIMPTVVRGNTNAVCVMIAEKASDLVKNTWLTEE from the coding sequence GTCAGAATCTGCTGGGACAAAATGCTACAGTGGATCTTCTGCAATGGATAACAAAGTATGTGATTTGCCAATGACTTGGTATTCTGATGGAAACACATGTTCTTGGGTTCACTATCTCTGTACTGTTAATTCATCAGACTTTGCTGAACAGACTATTAATGCACTTAATTATGACTTACAACTCGCCGAAATTGATCTTGCAAATCCTAAGCACTATCCTACTCAGTACAACCCAACTAATGGTGAGATATTCGATTTCATAGTAGTAGGTGCTGGATCTGCTGGAACTGTACTTGCCAACAGATTGACCGAGGTCAGTGATTGGAAAGTGTTATTACTTGAGGCAGGAGGAAACCCAACCAAAGCCACGGAAGTCCCACTTTATGTCAACTCTCTGCAGACTCCTGACTTGGACTGGATGTACAAAACATATCCTAGCCCTTACAATTGTCTGGGGATGGTCAACAAAAGTTGTAAATGGGCAAGGGGAAAGGTCTTGGGAGGGAGTAGCACCATTAATCACATGATGTACGTTCGGGGGAACCACAGAGATTATGATAATTGGGCAGAAAATGGGAATGACGGTTGGAGCTATCAAGATGTTCTTCCTTACTTTAAGAAGTCTGAGGACATGAGGTCTGTAGAAATCTTAGCAACAGAAGATGCAGGAGTGTATCATGGAACTGGAGGCTATTTGAAGGTGGAGTCCTGGAATACACCAGAAGTAGATATTTTAATGGAGACCTTTGGAAAAGGAATGGAAGAAGTAGGTTACTCATTTAATACTGATTACAATGGACAGCATCAGACAGGGTTTACCAAAACCCAAGGGACTATCTTGGATGGAAGGCGCTGCAACACGGCTAAGGCTTTTCTATCTTCCATCAAGGACAGGCCAAATCTTAAAGTGTCAAAATATTCTTTGGCaaccaaaatattaattgataaaaatctgTCCCGAGCATATGGTGTGCACTTTATCAATCATAAAGGTGAAAGTATTGAAGTGTATGCAAAAAAAGAAGTTATACTATCAGCAGGTGCCATTAATTCACCTAAACTTCTCATGCTCTCTGGTATTGGACCAGCTCAGCACCTAGAAGAGTTAGgaattccaataataaaaaacttatctGTTGGGGAAAATCTTCAAGATCATGTTTTTATGACAGGCATTCCATTGACCGTTGATTATGACCTTCCATCGTTTTCACAGGTTAAAAGTATGTTTGACTTTTTAATGAACAGCACTAGTCGGCTGTCATCCTTGTCCACAATTCCATATGTAACATTCATTAACACCTTGACAGGAGTTGACCCACCTGACTTTCAACTCATCAATGTTGGATTTGGCAAAAACGACTCAATAGATTTGCAGGGACTTTTGGCATTATTTAATCATCAAGACTACATAGTGAATGAATTCATCAAGATAATagaaaattcttttacatttGTTTTGCTTCCTACTCTTATTACTCCACAAAGTAGAGGACGAATTCTTCTTCAGGACTCAGACCCAGAAGTGGATCCAATAATTATTCCAGGGTATTTCTCAGACAAAAGTGACATCGAGGCATTCTTaagaatttatgattttttgtcACTTTTCACGCAGACTGATGCTATGAAGAATATTAATGCCACTCTACATGAGATTCGAATCTCAGCATGTGAAATATATACGTTTTCTTCATCAGAATACCGAGAATGCGCCCTGAGACATTTGACAGCGTCAGCTTATCATTATGCAGGCACCTGCAAGATGGGCCCCTCCTCAGATTACACAGCTGTGGTAAACCCTGACCTCAAAGTTCATGGCATTCAGGGGTTAAGAGTAATTGATGCTTCAATAATGCCCACTGTTGTAAGAGGAAACACAAATGCTGTTTGTGTCATGATTGCTGAAAAAGCATCAGATCTTGTTAAGAACACATGGCTAACTGAAGAATAA